One bacterium DNA window includes the following coding sequences:
- a CDS encoding BMC domain-containing protein produces the protein MADALGMIETRCFPAMVEAADAMVKAARVELVSYEKTGGGYVTAVIRGDVAAVKAACDAGQTAAARVGELVAVHIIARPHANVDMVIPLGRQAESAKSK, from the coding sequence ATGGCAGATGCACTGGGCATGATCGAGACGCGCTGCTTCCCCGCGATGGTGGAAGCGGCCGACGCCATGGTCAAGGCGGCCCGCGTCGAGCTGGTCAGCTACGAGAAGACCGGCGGCGGCTACGTGACGGCCGTGATCCGCGGCGACGTGGCGGCGGTCAAAGCCGCCTGCGACGCCGGCCAGACCGCGGCCGCGCGCGTGGGCGAGCTGGTCGCCGTGCACATCATCGCGCGCCCGCACGCCAACGTGGACATGGTGATCCCGCTCGGCCGCCAGGCCGAGTCCGCCAAGTCGAAGTAG